A window of Kribbella sp. NBC_00382 genomic DNA:
CGACACCGATCGCCGCGGGCAGGTTGCGCCCGGCGCGGCTCGGCGCGGGGGTGCTCTGGTCGACGCCCATCACACCTCGAGCAGTTCGGCTTCCTTGTGCTTGAGCAGCTGGTCGATCGAGTCGACGTACTTCTTCGTCATCCCGTCCAGCCGCTTCTCAGCACTCTTGCCCTCGTCCTCGCCCGCTTCGCCGTCCTTGACCGACTTGCCGATCGAGTCCATGGCGTGCCGGCGGATGCTGCGGACCGAGATCTTCGCGTCCTCGCCCTTGGTCTTGGCGACCTTGATGTACTCCTTGCGGCGGTCCTCGGTGAGCTGCGGCATCGTCACCCGGATGACCGAGCCGTCGTTACCCGGGTTGACCCCCAGGTCGGAGTCGCGGATCGCCTTCTCGATCGCCGCCATCGCGCCCTTGTCGTACGGGGAGATGAGGACGGTACGGGGGTCCGGCACCTGGAAGCCGGCCAGCTGCTGCAGCGGCGTCGGCGAACCGTAGTAGTCCGCCACGATGTTCGAGAACATCGACGGGTGCGCGCGGCCGGTGCGGATCGCGGCGAAATCGTCCTTGGCGACCTCCACGGCCTTCGCCATCTTCTGCTCGGCTTCGCGGAGTGCTTCGTCGATCACGACATTCCTCGCTTCCTCGGGGCCGCGTCGGTGCGGCCTGATCCAACCCTACGAACGCTGGTGTACCACTCCACGGACCTGCGCCCGTGTGTTGGCCGTGATCTTAGTGGGTGCGCTACTGCCCCGGGGAGACGACCGTGCCGATCTTCTCACCACGGACGACGCGGGCGATGTTGCCCTCCTCGAGTCCGAAGATCACGATCGGCAGCGCGTTGTCCCGGGCCAGGCTGATCGCGGTCGCGTCGGCGACCCGCAGGCCGCGGGCCAGGAAGTCGTCGTACGACAGCTGGTCGAACTTGACCGCGTCGGGGTTCTTCTTGGGGTCGGAGTCGTAGACCCCGTCGACACCCTGCTTGCCCATCAGCAGCGTCTCGGCGCCGATCTCCAGCGCGCGCTGGGCGGCGACCGTGTCGGTGGAGAAGTACGGCATGCCGGAACCGGCGCCGAAGATCACCACGCGGCCCTTGGACAGGTGCCGGTCGGCCTTGCGCGGGATGTACGGCTCGGCGACCTGGCCCATCGTGATGGCGGTCTGGACCCGGGTCTCGACGCCCAGCTTCTCCAGGAAGTCCTGCAGCGCCAGGCAGTTCATCACCGTGCCGAGCATGCCCATGTAGTCGGCGCGGTTGCGCTCCATCCCGCGCTGCTGCAGCTCGGCGCCGCGGAAGAAGTTGCCACCGCCGACCACCACGGCGACCTGTACGCCGGAGCGCACGACCTCCGCGATCTGCTTGGCGATGGAGTTGACCACGTCGGGGTCGACGCCGAGCTTGCCACCGCCGAACACCTCACCCGACAACTTCAGCAGCACCCGGCGATAGGCCGGGTCGAACGGCTCAGAGGCCGGATTCGTCTCGGTACCCAGGGTTTCCGTCACGACTCCGGCCTCCTCGTCGACTGCTTTTATTGGTGTGGTCGGGGAACCGTCAGGCTCCGACCTCGAAGCGAGCGAACCGCTTGACGGTCACGCCGGCCTCGTCGAGGACCGCCTTCACGGTCTTCTTGTTCTCCTGCACCGACGACTGCTCGAGCAGCACGACCTCCTTGAAGAAGCCGTTCACCCGGCCTTCGATGATCTTCGGCAGTGCCTGCTCCGGCTTGCCCTCTTCGCGGGCGGTGGCCTCGGCGATCCGCTTCTCGCTCTCGACCGTCTCGGCCGGGACCTCGTCGCGGGTGGTGTAGAGCGGACGCATCGCGGCGGCCTGCATGGCAGCGCCACGGGCGGCCTCGGCGTTGTCGCCCTCGAACTCGACCAGCACGCCGACCTGGGCCGGGAGGTCGGCGGCACGCTTGTGCATGTACGCGGCGACCTTGCCGTCGAAGACGGCGACCTTGCCGAGCTCGAGCTTCTCACCGATCACCGCGGCCAGCGCCTCGATGTTCTCGGCGACGCTCTTGCCGTCGGCCAGCTTCTCGCCGAGCAGACCCTCGACGTCGCCGACCTTGCTGGCCGACGCGTGCGCGACGATGTCGGCCGCGAGCTGCTGGAACTGCTCGTTCTTGGCGACGAAGTCGGTCTCGCAGTTGAACTGGACCATCGCGTTCTCCGCGGCGGCGACCAGGCCGTTGGTGGCGGAGCGCTCGGCGCCACGCTTGGCGGCCTTGGCGGCGCCGTGGATGCGCAGCTCCTCGATCGCCTTCTCGAAGTCACCGTCGGTGGTCTCGAGTGCCTTCTTCGCGTCCATCATGCCCGCGCCGGTGGCGTCGCGGAGCCGCTTCACGTCTGCGGCGGTGTAGTTCGCCATTCCTCGATCTCTCAGTCTTGTGTGGTGCGTCAGCTGATGGGATTCGCCGCTCGGACTGCGCCGGCGGCTATGTCATCGCCGGGCGCGGGGCCGGGGTGCCGTAATACGGCGACCGGCCTCCGCGCCCAGCGGATGACAGAGCGGTCAGGCCTTCGGAGCCTCGTCCGCGGCCGGTGCCTCGGTCGCCTCGGCGGCCGGAGCCTCGACAGCGGCCTCCTCGGCAGCCGGAGCCTCAACCTCAGCGGCCGGAGCCTCAGCGGCGGGGGCCTCGACAGCAGCCTCGGCGGCGGGCGCCTCGACAGCGGCAGCCTCAGCGGCGGGGGCCTCGTCGGCCTTCGCCTCCGTGGTGGCGCCGTTCTGGCTCTCCAGCAGCTCGCGCTCCCAAGCGGCCAGCGGCTCCTCGGCACCCAGCTCCTCGCCGGCCGCGGCCGCACCCTGGCCACCGCGCGACATCAGACCATCGGCGACGGCGTCGGCGACCACGCGGGTCAGCAGGCCGACCGAACGGATCGCGTCGTCGTTGCCCGGGATCGGGAAGTCGACCTCGTCCGGGTCGCAGTTGGTGTCCAGGATGCCGATGATCGGCAGCTTGAGCTTGCGCGCCTCGTCAACGGCGAGGTGCTCCTTCTTGGTGTCGACGATCCAGACAGCGGCCGGAACCCGGCCCATGTCGCGGATGCCGCCGAGGGTCTTGAGCAGCTTGTCGTGCTCGCGACGCTTCTGCAGCAGCTCCTTCTTCGTCACACCGGAGGCGGCGACGTCGTCGAAGTCGAGCAGCTCGAGCTCCTTGAGACGCTGGAGCCGCTTGTTGACGGTCTGGAAGTTGGTGAGCATGCCGCCCAGCCAGCGCTGGTTCACGTAGGGCATGCCGACCCGGGTCGCCTGCTCGGCGATCGCTTCCTGGGCCTGCTTCTTGGTACCGACGAACAGGATCGCGCCGCCGGAGGCGACGGTGCTCCGGACGAACTCGTAGGCGCGGTCGATGTACGACAGCGACTGCTGCAGGTCGATGATGTAGATGCCGTTGCGCTCGGTGAAGATGAATCGCTTCATCTTCGGGTTCCAGCGACGGGTCTGGTGCCCGAAGTGGACGCCGCTCTCGAGCAGCTGCTTCATGGTCACGACGGCCATGAGGTTCCTCCTGTCGTGCCGGCCCGGCGTTGCACACTCGGACGGCACAGTCTCGGTTGGTCCGCAGCGGACCGGGTTTGGTCCGTTGCGCCTGACGCCAGCGCGCACCGACCCCGGAAAACCGGGACCGAGTGGTGCGCCCCCACCGCCTCCAGTCAGTACTGAAGTCAGGTTCGGGGCATGCGGGCGTGCGAAGTCGCCCCACTCACGTGGGACGCCACCAAAAGTCTACGGGAAACCCGCCACCCAAACCTAACCGGCCCCACTTGTCCACACCCCACCAATTCCCCACCCGCATCCCACCCTCCCAACGGCACATTCCTTGTATGACCCCTTTCCTCCTCGCCGCCGCCTTCCTCCTGCCCTCAACCGCCCCCTCCACGCCACCGACCGCCGGTCCGCCAACCCCGCTGACCGCCGCCCCGGCGCAGCCGGGCGCGGTGTGGCCGCTCACCCCTCGACCCGAGGTCGTCCGCGGCTTCGAACCACCGCCCAAGCCCTGGCTCCCCGGCCACCGCGGCCTAGACCTGCGCGGCTCCCCCGGCCAGCAGGTCCGCTCCGCCACCTCCGGCACGGTCACGTACGCCGGCCCCCTCGCCGGCCGCGGCGTCATCGTCATTACCGACGGCCCACTCCGCACCACCTACGAACCGGTCATCCCCACAGTCCGCAAAGGCACCCACGTCACCCCAGGCACCCCGCTAGGCCACCTCTCAGCAGCCGCCTCGCACTGCACCCCAGCAACTTGCCTCCACTGGGGCCTACTCCAAGCAACCACCTACCTCAACCCACTAACCCTGCTCCCCCACCGCCCAGTCCGCCTACTCCCGAACACTCCACACAGAGCTCCGCCACTCCACCCCACCAACACGCCGACCGACCCTGCCGACACTCAGCCGAGCGGCACCCCACAACCACGCCCACCTCAGCGCACCCAGCCGACGGCGCAAGCCTCTCCCCAAGGCGGCCTCGCCTCGACCGTGGTCGTCGGCCTGGCAGCCGCGGCCACCCTCATCGGCAGCATTCTCATCAGGCGGCACTGATGCCCCGCCAAATCGACCCCGGATCAGCTGCCCGGGACTCGTGCCTGCCAGGCGTCTTCGTCTTTCGAGCGGCGCTCGACACCGGCCGGCAGCTTGCCCTTGGCCAGGTCGGTCAGCGTCGTGTGCTCCAACACGTCCCGCAGGCTCGCCCGCGCCGCGATCCACACCCGCTGCAGCACGACAGCCCGCTCGTTGTACGCCACGCTCTCCGGCCGAACCCCCGAAATGCTCACGATCGGCCCGTCCACCGCCCGCATGACGTCGGCCACCGACACCTCGTTCGGGTCGACGGCGAGCTTCCACCCGCCGGACTGACCGCGCTGGCTCGACAACACGCCGGCCCGCCGCAGGTCGGCGAGGATCCCCTGCAGGAAGCCGTGCGGAATCCCCTGCGCCCGACTCAACTCCTCGGCCGACACCACCGAAGGATCGTCGGCCACCCACCGCTGGGTGATCTCGATCAGCGCCCGCAACGCATAGTCAGACTTCGCCGAAACCCGCATACTCCGCAGTCTGCCGTATCGAGGCCCTCGGTCAGGCCCGTGGATGCGCTTGTTCGTAGGCGCGTCGCAATCGATCCCCCGACACGTGGGTGTAGATCTGCGTGGTCGCCAGCGAAGCGTGACCGAGCAACTCCTGCACGCTGCGCAGGTCCGCACCGCCTTCGAGCAGGTGCGTCGCCGCCGTATGCCGCATGCCGTGCGGCGAGAGATCCGCGTCGACCGCCTCCATCCGGGCATGCACGAGCCGCCGCACGGTCCGCTGGTCGATCCGAGCCCCGCGCGCTCCGAGGAACAGCGCAGGCCCACTTCCCGGCCGGAACAACTTCGGCCGCGCCCCGTCCAGCCACCCGTCCAGAGCAACCCCAGCCGGTACGCCATACGGCACCGAGCGTTCCTTGCGGCCCTTGCCGAAGACGCGGATCACCCGCCGGCCCGCGTCGACGTCGTCGACATCGATCGCGCACAACTCCCCGACCCGGATACCCGTTGCATAGAGCAACTCCATGATCGCCAGATCACGAAGCCCGACCGGGCTCCCGTCATCGGCGGCGACCGCCGCGGCGTCGAGCACCGCCCGCGTGTCGGCCTGCCCCAGTACGCCGGGCAACGACTTGTGCGGTTTCGGGCTGGCGAGCAACGCGCCGGGATCGGTCTCGATCCGCCCGGTCCGCTGCGCCCAGGCGGTGAAGACCCGGGCGGCGGTCGCGCGCCTCGCCATCGTGCTGCGCGACTTGCCGAGGCTCTGCTGCTTGGCCAGCCAGGACCGCAGACCACGGATGTCGAGCCCGCTCAGATCATCGTGACCAAGCCGAGTCAAATGCTCGATTAAATCCATCACATCGCCCATGTAGGCTCGGACCGAGTGTTTGCTGAGGTCTCTTTCCGCCGTCAGATGCCGTTCGTAGTCAGCCAGTAACACAGCGAAATCTTCCCGCCTGGAAGGCGTTGCACTGACCTCGTCCGGCACCATGTGCTGACCATGCGGGAGTGGCCACGGCATCGCAAGCCACCGCGCGGCAGAACCGAGGAGGTCTGGCCCGAATCCCCACTGGTCGACTACTGTTCGGCCCGATTGCCCTAGTAGCAACGGAGGCACCCCTGACCATGGCCCCCTCAGCGAACGGACAGACCGTAGGCCGGCGCCTGCCGGTCGAGTCGGCGTTCACTCGAGTCGAGGATGCGCGGCACCGTCTGCCGCGCTTGTTCGGTCGTCGCGACCTAGTCGTACTTGGACTGGGTGTGATGATCGGGTCCGGCATTTTCAGTCTCAGCGGTAAGCAGGCGGCGAACGTCGCCGGCCCCGCCGTGATTGTGTCGTTCCTGATCGCGGCGGTGGTTTGCGTATTGGCTGCGGCCTGTTACGCGGAACTGTCGTCGACGATCCCCGTCTCAGGTAGCGCGTACACCTTCAGCTATGTGACCTTTGGCGAGATGTGGGCCTGGCTGGTCGGCTGGGCCCTGGTGCTCGAGCTCGTCACCGCCGCCGCCATCGTGGCGCGGGTCTGGTCGGCGTACTTCCTCGCGACCCTGGACGGGTTCGGCGTCAGCTTGCCCGCCAGCGTGGCCCAGTTCTTCGGCCCCGACGCCAAGCTGAACCTGGTCGCGCCGCTGTTGCTGCTGGTGCTGACCGCGCTGATCGTCACCGGCACCAAATTGTCGTCCCGCGTGCTCACCGTCGTCGTGATGGCGAAGGTGGCCGTGATCCTGCTGGTCGTCGTCGTCGGCGCCACGCACATCAACTTCGACAACTACAAGCCGTTCGTCCCGGACGCGCGCCCCGCACCGGCGACGGCCAGCCCCACTCTGCTGAGCTGGATCCTGGACTCCTCGTTCGGCTCGTTCGGCCTGATGGGCATCTTCACCGCGGCCAGCTCGATCGTCTTCGCCTTCATCGGCTTCGACCTGATCGCGACCGCGTCCGAGGACGCCCGCAGCCCGCGCAAGACCGTGCCGCAGGGCATGCTGCTCGGCGTCGGCGCCGTCACGATCCTGTACGTCGCGATGGCGGTCGTCCTGGTCGGAATGCGCCCGTCCAGCCAGCTGGGCGGCGCCGCGCCGGTGTCGGAGGCGATGTCGGCCGTCGGCGAGGGCTGGGCGGCGAACGTGGTCAATCTCGGGGCCTTGCTCGCGTTGATGACGGTGATCATGGTCGTGTTGATCGCGCAGAGCCGGGTGCTCTTCAACATGGGCCGTGACGGCCTGCTGCCGAAGAGCCTGGGCCGGGTCAGCCGGGTCTACTCCTCGCCCGCCCGTGCGGCCACCGCGGCGGGAGCGGCGGCGATCGCGCTGACGCTGTACCCGAAGGTGCTCGACCTCGAAGAGCTGCTCGTCATCGGTGCGCTGTTCTGCTTCGCGTTCTGTGCCGTCGGAGTGCTGACGCTGCGCCGGACCGAGCCGAACCTGGAGCGTGGCTTCCGGGTCCCGATGGTGCCGCTGATCCCGCTGCTGTCGCTGGCCGCGACACTGTGGCTGATGCTCAACCTGCGGACCAGTACGTGGACGAAGTTCGCGATCTGGATGGCGGTCGGCCTAGCGATCTACGGCCTGTACGGCCGCTGGCACAGCCGGCTGGCGAACGAGGACAGCTGGGACTTCGACATCGGCGACACGGACCCGGGCACGGGCGGTCTGCAGGCGATCCGGAGCGAGTCCGACACCGGCGAACTCCGGGCGATCCGGACGCCACCACCGTCGAAGCAGTCGACGCGCGGCAAACACATGCGGAACTGACGACTTCGGGGCCTGTTATCCACAGGCCCCGAAGTCGTTTTCGCGATCGGTACGAACCTCGGCATGTTCTTCAGCCGGAGGTGGTCATCGATGCGAACCACGGATGCGGTCGGGAAGTACGGCGAAGATCTCGCCGCCAGGTACCTCGTGGAGAACGGCTTCACGATCCTGGAGCGCAACTGGCGCTGCGGCCAGGGCGAGATCGACATCGTCGCCAGGGAGCACCGGACCCTCGTCGTCTGCGAGGTGAAGACCCGGCGCGGGCTGGGCTACGGCAGCCCGCTCGAATCCATCACGTACCGCAAGCTCAGCAAGCTGCGCCAACTGGTCGGCCACTGGCTGCGGGAGCACGACGTGCGGCCCGGCGAGGTCCGGATCGACGTCGTCGCCGTGCTCCTCCCGTACCGCGGCGCGCCGAGCGTCGACCACGTCAGGGGCGTGGCCTGATGCCGCTCGCCCAGGCCTGGTCGGTGGCCCTCGTCGGCCTGGAGGGCCACCTCGTCGAGATCGAGGCCGACATCGCGCAAGGCTTACCGAAGACCACGCTGATCGGCCTGCCCGACACCTCGCTGTCCGAGGCGCGCGACCGCGTCCGGGCAGCCGTCGTCAACAGCGGCGAGAAGTTCCCGGACCGCAAGGTGACCATCGGCCTCTCCCCCGCGACCTTGCCGAAGACGGGGTCGCACTACGACGTCGCTATCGCAGTCGCCCTGCTCGCAGCCGCCGGCGTCGTCGACAACGAGCGCCTGCGCCACGTGGCGATCATCGGCGAGCTCGGCCTGGACGGCCGGATGCGGGAGGTGCGCGGCGCGCTCGCGATGACCCTGGCCGCCTCCCGGTCCGGCTTCGAACGCGTCGTCGTCCCCGAGCTGAATGCGGGCGAGGCGCGGCTGGTGCCGGGGATCGAGGTCTACGGGATGCGATCCCTGCGCCAGGTGCTCGCGTTACTCCGCCAGACCGAGATGCCCGACGAGGACCCGCCACGGGCGGAGCCTCGGCTCATCTCCGAATCGCTGACGCGGGTTCCCGAGGTCGATCTGCACGACGTCCTCGGCCAGCGCGAAGGGCGCAAGGCGATCGAGGCGAGCGCCGCCGGCGGCCACCACATCTTCCTGCACGGCCCGCCTGGCTCAGGCAAGACGATGCTCGCCGAACGCCTGGCCGGCCTGTTGCCGGATCTCAGCACTGACGACTCGCTCGAGGTGTCCGCGGTCCATTCGCTGGCCGGGCTACTCACCAACGACGCCGAACTCGTCGTGCGGCCGCCCTTCATCGCTCCCCACCACACCGCGTCCTTGCCCAGCCTGATCGGCGGCGGCTCCGGCATGCCACGCCCCGGCGCGATCAGCTGCGCCCATCGAGGGATCCTCTTCATCGACGAAGCACCCGAGATGCATCCACTGACGCTCGACACGCTGCGCCAGCCACTCGAGTCGGGCTTCATCGAGGTGCACCGGGCGGCAGCGGTCGCGAAGTTCCCAGCCCGCTTCCTGCTGGTCCTCGCGGCCAACCCCTGCCCCTGCGGCCTCGCCGGCACGCCGAACAACATCTGCAACTGCACACCGCAGAACCTGAAGCGCTATCGCCAGCGGATCAGCGGCCCGATCAAGGACCGCCTCGACATCCAGCGCCAGATCCTCCCCGCCGCCCGAGGCGAAGGCGAGGGCGACCGCCCCGAATCCACCGCCGAGGTCGCAGCCCGGGTCCGCCTTGCCCGCGAACGCCAAGCCCACCGCTACCAAGGCACGTCCTGGTCCCTGAACAGCGAGATCCCCGGCCCGATCCTCCGCCGCGAATACCCCATCGACGAAGCCAGCCAACGCCTCCTGGAAGACCTCTACGCCGACGGCCGCCTCACCGCCCGAGGCTTCGACCGAGTCTCCCGCCTCGCCTGGACCCTCGCCGACCTGGCCGGCGCCCCCATCCCCACAGTCCCCCTAACCCACACAGCCTTCCAACTCCGCACCGGCGCCCCACTAACCCCCTTAACCGACGAACGCCCCCTCAGAAAGCCCACCTCATGAACACGTCTACGCAGTTCTCGTCAGTCAACTCCTCGGATGCAAGGTACGAAGCAGAGCGGTTGGCTCGGGCTGGGTTGGTTCGGGTGGTGGAGCCGGGGGATCCGGCGGCGGCTTCCGCGTTTGAGGGGATGGAGGTGGTGGAGCTGTGGGAGGCGTTGCAGGAGGGGCGGCCGATGTTCGAGCGGTGGTCGGCTCGGGTGGCGGAGGCGCGGCCGGAGGTTGATCTCGAGCGCGCGGCGGCGGCTGGGGCACGGTTCGTCATCCCAGGTGATGACGAATGGCCGGAGCAGGTGGAGGTGCTGGCCGACGCCGGTCTGCAGAGCCGTCGGGGCGGGGTGCCGTTCGGGCTGTGGGTTCGGGGCCCTGCGCAACTGCGGGAGACGCTCGCGAAGTCTGTTGCCGTGGTGGGCGCTCGTGCCTGTTCGGCGTACGGGGAGAACGCGGCCTCCGAATTGGCTGCGGGGCTTGCTGATGAGGGCGTGACGGTGGTCTCCGGAGGCGCTTATGGCATCGATGCCGCGGCGCATCGCGGAGCCCTCGCGAGTGGCGGTCCGACCGTGGCGGTGCTCGCTTGTGGAGTCGATGTCAGCTATCCGAAAAGCAACACGGCTCTGTTCGACCGGATCGCCGAAACAGGCTTGCTGGTCAGCGAACTTCCGCCCCGGTGCTCGCCCACCAAGCTACGTTTCCTCGCCCGCAACAGACTCATCGCGGCCACCACTCTCGGCACCGTCGTCGTCGAGGCGGCCATCCGGAGCGGCGCATTGAACAGCGCAGGCTGGGCCGAGCAATGTGGCCGCCAGGTACTAGCCGTCCCCGGCCCGATCACCTCCCGGATGTCCGAGGGTGTCCACCTCCTCATCCGCGAACGCAACGCCGCCCTAGCCACCAACGTCGCCGACATCCTCGAAGCCATCTCCCCCATCGGCACCCACACCAGCACCTATCCCCACGCGCCAGCCACCATCACCGACCACCTGGACCACGACCTCAACCGCACCCTCGACGCCGTCCCCGTTCTCCGCCCCGCCGACGCCACCCGCATAGCCACCACAGCCGGCCTCGACGTGGACACCACCCAGGAATGCCTAGAAACCCTCGCCGAGTCCGACCTCATCGAGTACACCCCCACCGGCTGGCGCCTCTCCCCCACCCACCGACAATCCCTCTAACAAGAGCTATGGGGCTTGGACACCGCCTCACTTGGTCGGATCGCGTTGCGCTATTCGAAGTGCAGGTCTAGTTCGGCCTTGAGATTAGGGAGGTGGGTGGCGACGGCTTTGATGAGGGCTTCGCCGACGGCGCCGGCGGAGGCGCGGTCGATCGTGATGGGCAGCGACCTGTCCGACAGGCCGGGGAACGCCGCACGGGCGGGGACCTTCGCCACCGCGGGGTTGCTGGTCGTCAGGTTGACGATCAGGCCGGCCTGGGGCGCGGGGGCGGGCAGGCAGAGGATCAGGGTGACTTTGTCCTTTCCGCTGGGTACCCGCCGCGACGGAGCGCCCTTGAAGGACATAGGCGCTGAGAGCACCTGGATCTGGAGAGTGTCCCGGATCCGGGCGATGGGAACTGCGTAGCCCTTGCTGTAGTCCTCCGTCGCCGCCACCAGGAGTCCGACCACCTGATTGTTGAGGTTCACCACGACCGAGCCCGAATCACCGTGCTCGGCGAACGGTCCCTCGTTCGCGGTGATCTCGAGCAGGCCGGTGAGTTCATATGTCCGGTCGCCGTCGACGAACGACACGGTCTGATGGCTAGCGGTGACCTTCCCGTGCGTGATGCCGGTCTCCGAACCGCGCTTGCTGACCGGGTAGTGCCCGACCTCGTCGTCACTGACGTCGTGCTCACCCAGCACAACTCCCAGCCCGATGATCTGTGCCAGGAACTTGTCGTCGTACTGCAGCAGATCGCGAAGTCCCCGTGCTCGTCCTCCTTGCCGCTGACGGCAAGCTGCACCCAGCCGATCCGGTCGTTGTCGATGTCGTACGGCTGACCGACCCCCGTACCGATTGCCCCAATGACGTGCTCGGCGGACAAGGCGTACGTACCGCCGTGCTTCAGCGCCGCGTTGTTCCCGTCCGGCCCGCCGTCGGGTCCGGCGTATGTCACCGCGCAACCAAGACTTCCGTAGATGATGTCCACCCCGGACACCCGCTCGGTATAACAGCCACCCTGCAGCGGCCGGATCTTGTCCTTGTCGTAGTACGCGTCCACCTCGACAACGTCCTCAACACCCACGGGCTAGGTTCGACGAGTGGCGACTTATGGGGATCTGCCAGTGGAGCTGGAGACCGAGCGGTTGCGGTTGCGGCGGTGGGTGGTGGCGGACGCTGAGGAGTACCGGGGGTTGTGGCTTGAGCGGGATCCACGGGCGGTACGGCGGATCGATGCGGAGGGGCGGCCGACGGTTGAGGAGATTCGGGGGTGGCTGCTCGAGAATCCGCTGGCGGCGGAGCCGGGGTTGGGGTTGTTGGTGGTCGAGCGGCGCGATAACGGGGAGTTCGTCGGGTACTGCGGGCTGACCGTGGGACGCGGGTCGTTCGAGGAGCCTGAGATCGCGTACGAGTTGGCTCGGCGGGCTCACGGGCAGGGGTATGCGACGGAGGCGGCATGGGCGATTGTCGAGGCCGCGGCGGCGACGGGGCGGCTTCGGCTGTGGGCGACTGTGCGGGAGTGGAATGCGGCGTCGTTCCGGGTGCTGGAGAAGCTCGAATTCCAGGGCAGCGGGCGGGTCGACGAGGACGCCGAGCGCGGCGACACGATCTGGATGACTCGCGAACTCGCCGGCCATAACCGGTGACCTTGAACAGGTTCTGGTGACCTTGGACAAGTTATTTCTTGTTCAAGGTCACCAGAGGGTGTTCAAGGTCACCGGTTACGGCTGGTCAGCGGCCGAAGTCGCTGTCTTTGGGGACTTCCAGGTCTGACTTGGCGAGTTCTTCGATGTTGACGTCGCGGAAGGTGACTACCTTGGCGTTCTTCACGAAGCGGGCCGAGCGGTAGACGTCCCAGACCCAGGCGTCGGCCATGGTGACTTCGAAGTAGACGTCGCCGCCTTCGGTGCGGACCTTCAGGTCCACCGCGTTGCACAGGTAGAAGCGCCGTTCGGTCTCCACGACGTACTTGAAGATCCCGACGACGTCCTTGTACTCCCGATAGAGCTGTAGCTCCATATCGGTTTCGTACTTCTCAAGGTCGTCTGCACTCATCGGCTCTCCGCTCCGGTGGGACTGGACACATTCTGTCCCATATCGGGCCGCATACTGCGGCGGACATTCTCGAACCGCCGTCGATGTTGTGGACACGGGCCGTATTCGTCCAGCGCCGCCTGGTGTTCAGGGGTGCAGTACCCCTTGTGAATCGCGAAATCGTACTGCGGGTACACGTCGTGCCAGTGCTGCATGATCCGGTCCCGGGTCACCTTGGCGATCACCGAGGCCGCCGCGATACACGCCGCCACCCGGTCCCCCTTCCAAACTGCCAGACCTGGTACGCCGAGCCCGTCCACCCCGAAGCCGTCCGTCAGCACGTACTGCGGGCGCAGGTCGAGCAGGAAGATCGCCCGGCGGAGCGCCTCCACGTTGGCGACGTGCATGCCCAGCCGGTCGCATTCGGCCGCCTCGATCGAGACCACCGACCAGGCCAGGGCGCGTGACCGGATCTGCTCGTAGCACCGGTCACGTGCCTTCGCCGTCAGCAACTTGGAGTCGGCGAGCTCGGGGATCTGACCGCGCTTGCCGTCCGGCAGGATCACCGCGGCCGCGACCAGCGGGCCGGCACACGGTCCGCGGCCGGCCTCGTCGACGCCTGCGATCGGGTCGAGGCCGACCCGGCGCAGGGCACGTTCGTACCCGTAGAGCCCGGCGTCACGCCGGATGGTGCTGCCGCGCGGTAGAGCGCTCATCCATCAACTCACTCGAGAGGCGGTCG
This region includes:
- a CDS encoding YraN family protein, which produces MRTTDAVGKYGEDLAARYLVENGFTILERNWRCGQGEIDIVAREHRTLVVCEVKTRRGLGYGSPLESITYRKLSKLRQLVGHWLREHDVRPGEVRIDVVAVLLPYRGAPSVDHVRGVA
- a CDS encoding GNAT family N-acetyltransferase — protein: MATYGDLPVELETERLRLRRWVVADAEEYRGLWLERDPRAVRRIDAEGRPTVEEIRGWLLENPLAAEPGLGLLVVERRDNGEFVGYCGLTVGRGSFEEPEIAYELARRAHGQGYATEAAWAIVEAAAATGRLRLWATVREWNAASFRVLEKLEFQGSGRVDEDAERGDTIWMTRELAGHNR
- a CDS encoding APC family permease — encoded protein: MAPSANGQTVGRRLPVESAFTRVEDARHRLPRLFGRRDLVVLGLGVMIGSGIFSLSGKQAANVAGPAVIVSFLIAAVVCVLAAACYAELSSTIPVSGSAYTFSYVTFGEMWAWLVGWALVLELVTAAAIVARVWSAYFLATLDGFGVSLPASVAQFFGPDAKLNLVAPLLLLVLTALIVTGTKLSSRVLTVVVMAKVAVILLVVVVGATHINFDNYKPFVPDARPAPATASPTLLSWILDSSFGSFGLMGIFTAASSIVFAFIGFDLIATASEDARSPRKTVPQGMLLGVGAVTILYVAMAVVLVGMRPSSQLGGAAPVSEAMSAVGEGWAANVVNLGALLALMTVIMVVLIAQSRVLFNMGRDGLLPKSLGRVSRVYSSPARAATAAGAAAIALTLYPKVLDLEELLVIGALFCFAFCAVGVLTLRRTEPNLERGFRVPMVPLIPLLSLAATLWLMLNLRTSTWTKFAIWMAVGLAIYGLYGRWHSRLANEDSWDFDIGDTDPGTGGLQAIRSESDTGELRAIRTPPPSKQSTRGKHMRN
- a CDS encoding ribonuclease HII: MSALPRGSTIRRDAGLYGYERALRRVGLDPIAGVDEAGRGPCAGPLVAAAVILPDGKRGQIPELADSKLLTAKARDRCYEQIRSRALAWSVVSIEAAECDRLGMHVANVEALRRAIFLLDLRPQYVLTDGFGVDGLGVPGLAVWKGDRVAACIAAASVIAKVTRDRIMQHWHDVYPQYDFAIHKGYCTPEHQAALDEYGPCPQHRRRFENVRRSMRPDMGQNVSSPTGAESR
- a CDS encoding YifB family Mg chelatase-like AAA ATPase — protein: MPLAQAWSVALVGLEGHLVEIEADIAQGLPKTTLIGLPDTSLSEARDRVRAAVVNSGEKFPDRKVTIGLSPATLPKTGSHYDVAIAVALLAAAGVVDNERLRHVAIIGELGLDGRMREVRGALAMTLAASRSGFERVVVPELNAGEARLVPGIEVYGMRSLRQVLALLRQTEMPDEDPPRAEPRLISESLTRVPEVDLHDVLGQREGRKAIEASAAGGHHIFLHGPPGSGKTMLAERLAGLLPDLSTDDSLEVSAVHSLAGLLTNDAELVVRPPFIAPHHTASLPSLIGGGSGMPRPGAISCAHRGILFIDEAPEMHPLTLDTLRQPLESGFIEVHRAAAVAKFPARFLLVLAANPCPCGLAGTPNNICNCTPQNLKRYRQRISGPIKDRLDIQRQILPAARGEGEGDRPESTAEVAARVRLARERQAHRYQGTSWSLNSEIPGPILRREYPIDEASQRLLEDLYADGRLTARGFDRVSRLAWTLADLAGAPIPTVPLTHTAFQLRTGAPLTPLTDERPLRKPTS
- the dprA gene encoding DNA-processing protein DprA — encoded protein: MNTSTQFSSVNSSDARYEAERLARAGLVRVVEPGDPAAASAFEGMEVVELWEALQEGRPMFERWSARVAEARPEVDLERAAAAGARFVIPGDDEWPEQVEVLADAGLQSRRGGVPFGLWVRGPAQLRETLAKSVAVVGARACSAYGENAASELAAGLADEGVTVVSGGAYGIDAAAHRGALASGGPTVAVLACGVDVSYPKSNTALFDRIAETGLLVSELPPRCSPTKLRFLARNRLIAATTLGTVVVEAAIRSGALNSAGWAEQCGRQVLAVPGPITSRMSEGVHLLIRERNAALATNVADILEAISPIGTHTSTYPHAPATITDHLDHDLNRTLDAVPVLRPADATRIATTAGLDVDTTQECLETLAESDLIEYTPTGWRLSPTHRQSL
- a CDS encoding DUF2469 domain-containing protein, which produces MSADDLEKYETDMELQLYREYKDVVGIFKYVVETERRFYLCNAVDLKVRTEGGDVYFEVTMADAWVWDVYRSARFVKNAKVVTFRDVNIEELAKSDLEVPKDSDFGR